CAACCTGAACCGGCAGGTGCTCGCCCTTCGCTCCACCGTGGGCCGGCCCAAGGCCCTGGTGATGGCCGAGCGGCTGGGAGATATCGACCCCGGCTGCCGGGTGGAGCCCCGGGTGGCGTTCTTCGGGGAGGACACCGCCGAGACCTTCGGCCTGGCGGGGTTCGACCACGTGCTCGACTGCATCGACAGCCTCAACCCCAAGGTACAGCTCCTGCGCCACTGCACGGCGCTGGGGGTGCCGGTCATCACGGCCGCGGGGGCGGCGGCCAAGACCGACCCGGTGGGGGTGCGGGTCTCGGACCTCTTCTCCACACGCCACGATCCCCTGGCCCGCCACGTGCGCCGCCGCCTGCGGGCCGCGGGCATCGCCTCGGGCATCCCGGCGGTCCACTCCGAAGAGCTCCCGGTCAAGAACCGGGGCGCCGCCCCGGAGGAGGACGTCTACCGTCGCGGCCGGGCCCGGGTGCCCGTGGGCAGCATCTCCTACCTGCCGCCGCTTTTCGGGTGCGTCATGGCCGGGTGGGTGGTGCGGAGGATCCTGGGGATGGGGTAGCGGCCGGGGTCCATCCGCGCAGGCCCCAGGCCAGGCACAGCCAGGCGGCGGCGGTGAGGGCGGCGCAGGCGGCGCCGATGGCGGGAAGGCCGCCTGCGAGCCACAGAGGGCCGCCGGCCAGGGCGCCGGCGACCCTTCCGGCTCCCAGGGCGGCCACGTAGGCCGAGAGCAGGGTGGCCCGGGCGCCGGGAGTCAGCTCGGTGAGGAGCGAGAACGAGCTGACGATGGCGATCTCGTAGGCTAGAAAGACCAGGAAGAGCCCCGAGAGGGCGGTCGGAAACGACCCCCCGGCCAAGGGAAGCAGGGCGTAGCTTGCGGCGGCGACCGCCGTGGCCCCCAGCACCGCGCGGCGCAGTCCCACCCGGTCCGCGGCGGCCGCCGTGAGAAGCTCTCC
Above is a genomic segment from Thermodesulfobacteriota bacterium containing:
- a CDS encoding tRNA threonylcarbamoyladenosine dehydratase; the encoded protein is MSEMHDRTRLLVGSEGLERLAASRVAVFGLGGVGSAAAEQLCRAGVGHLLLVDFDVVRPSNLNRQVLALRSTVGRPKALVMAERLGDIDPGCRVEPRVAFFGEDTAETFGLAGFDHVLDCIDSLNPKVQLLRHCTALGVPVITAAGAAAKTDPVGVRVSDLFSTRHDPLARHVRRRLRAAGIASGIPAVHSEELPVKNRGAAPEEDVYRRGRARVPVGSISYLPPLFGCVMAGWVVRRILGMG